The following are from one region of the Flavimobilis soli genome:
- a CDS encoding metallopeptidase family protein: MTRERFEELVSDALDEVPQDLAAQMDNVVVFVEDDAPPDDPELLGVYDGIPLTERGAAWAAGAMPDRITIFRNPTLAICETEEDVVEEVRITVVHEIAHHFGIDDDKLHELGWA; encoded by the coding sequence ATGACCAGGGAGCGGTTCGAGGAGCTCGTGAGCGACGCCCTCGACGAGGTCCCGCAGGACCTGGCCGCCCAGATGGACAACGTCGTCGTCTTCGTGGAGGACGACGCGCCGCCGGACGACCCGGAGCTGCTCGGCGTCTACGACGGGATCCCGCTCACGGAGCGGGGCGCCGCGTGGGCCGCCGGCGCGATGCCCGACCGCATCACGATCTTCCGCAACCCGACGCTCGCGATCTGCGAGACGGAGGAGGACGTCGTCGAGGAGGTGCGGATCACCGTGGTCCACGAGATCGCGCACCACTTCGGCATCGACGACGACAAGCTCCACGAGCTCGGCTGGGCCTGA
- the purF gene encoding amidophosphoribosyltransferase — MALRGDGLLNHDLMPGEKGPQDECGVFGVWAPGEEVAKLAYFGLYALQHRGQESAGIATSNGQQILVYKDMGLVSQVFDETALNALGGHIAVGHCRYSTTGGVTWENAQPTLGATAKGTVALGHNGNLVNSAELVELVAERYGAQRRGELARGNTTDTALITALFAGDEGHTLEQTALEVLPRLRGAFSLVFMDEHTLYAARDPQGVRPLVLGRLERGWVVASETSALDIVGASVVREVEPGEMIIIDDEGLRSHRFAEVKRAGCVFEYVYLARPDTTIAGRSVHAARVEMGRRLAQEHAVEADLVIPVPESGTPAAVGYAQESGIPFGQGLTKNAYVGRTFIQPSDTLRQLGIRLKLNPLREVIRGKRLVVVDDSIVRGNTQRALVRMLREAGAAEVHIRISAPPVKWPCFYGIDFASRAELIANGLNKDEIAASLGADSLGYISLEAMIEATEQPKAQLCAACFTGEYPIELPDDEKLGKHLLESGEAPLGNPTDGLTTLAVSTGGGDALNRP, encoded by the coding sequence GTGGCCTTGCGCGGAGACGGACTGCTCAATCACGACCTCATGCCCGGCGAGAAGGGACCGCAGGACGAGTGCGGCGTCTTCGGCGTCTGGGCGCCCGGCGAGGAGGTCGCCAAGCTCGCGTACTTCGGGCTCTACGCCCTCCAGCACCGCGGCCAGGAGTCAGCCGGCATCGCGACGAGCAACGGCCAGCAGATCCTCGTCTACAAGGACATGGGTCTCGTCTCGCAGGTCTTCGACGAGACCGCGCTGAACGCGCTCGGCGGGCACATCGCCGTCGGCCACTGCCGCTACTCGACGACCGGCGGCGTCACCTGGGAGAACGCCCAGCCGACGCTCGGCGCGACAGCCAAGGGGACGGTCGCCCTCGGCCACAACGGCAACCTCGTCAACAGCGCCGAGCTCGTCGAGCTCGTCGCGGAGCGCTACGGCGCCCAGCGTCGCGGCGAGCTCGCTCGCGGCAACACGACCGACACGGCCCTCATCACCGCCCTCTTCGCGGGCGACGAGGGGCACACCCTCGAGCAGACGGCGCTCGAGGTCCTGCCGCGCCTGCGCGGCGCGTTCAGCCTCGTCTTCATGGACGAGCACACGCTCTACGCCGCGCGCGACCCGCAGGGCGTGCGTCCGCTCGTGCTCGGCCGCCTCGAGCGCGGCTGGGTCGTCGCCTCCGAGACGTCGGCGCTCGACATCGTCGGAGCCTCGGTCGTCCGCGAGGTCGAGCCCGGCGAGATGATCATCATCGACGACGAGGGCCTGCGCTCCCACCGCTTCGCCGAGGTCAAGCGCGCGGGCTGCGTCTTCGAGTACGTCTACCTCGCCCGCCCCGACACGACGATCGCCGGTCGCTCGGTGCACGCCGCGCGCGTCGAGATGGGCCGCCGTCTCGCGCAGGAGCACGCCGTCGAGGCGGACCTCGTCATCCCCGTCCCCGAGTCCGGGACGCCGGCCGCGGTCGGCTACGCGCAGGAGTCCGGCATCCCGTTCGGCCAGGGCCTCACCAAGAACGCCTACGTCGGTCGCACCTTCATCCAGCCGTCGGACACGCTCCGCCAGCTCGGCATCCGGCTCAAGCTCAACCCGCTGCGCGAGGTCATCCGCGGCAAGCGCCTCGTCGTCGTCGACGACTCGATCGTCCGGGGCAACACGCAGCGCGCGCTCGTGCGCATGCTCCGCGAGGCGGGTGCCGCCGAGGTGCACATCCGCATCTCCGCACCGCCGGTGAAGTGGCCGTGCTTCTACGGCATCGACTTCGCGTCGCGTGCCGAGCTCATCGCGAACGGCCTCAACAAGGACGAGATCGCGGCCTCCCTCGGCGCCGACTCCCTCGGCTACATCTCGCTCGAGGCGATGATCGAGGCGACCGAGCAGCCGAAGGCACAGCTGTGCGCGGCGTGCTTCACCGGCGAGTACCCGATCGAGCTGCCGGACGACGAGAAGCTCGGCAAGCACCTGCTCGAGTCCGGCGAGGCGCCGCTCGGCAACCCGACCGACGGCCTGACGACCCTGGCCGTGTCCACGGGCGGCGGCGACGCGCTCAACCGTCCCTGA
- a CDS encoding sterol carrier family protein translates to MPARRRTDPTAGRAAIAAWREDPTNRRARATAVRFTLEEVAAIEPGHAVEVRVPPDGAVQAIEGPRHTRDTPPNVVETDPQTWLSIVTGEVAWADAVDDGRLRASGTRADISRLFPLQAARLR, encoded by the coding sequence ATGCCCGCACGACGCCGCACCGACCCCACCGCAGGACGCGCCGCGATCGCCGCCTGGCGCGAGGACCCGACCAACCGCCGCGCCCGCGCGACCGCCGTCCGCTTCACGCTCGAGGAGGTCGCGGCGATCGAGCCCGGGCACGCGGTCGAGGTCCGCGTCCCGCCCGACGGCGCGGTCCAGGCGATCGAGGGCCCGCGCCACACGCGCGACACCCCGCCGAACGTCGTCGAGACGGACCCGCAGACCTGGCTCAGCATCGTCACCGGCGAGGTCGCGTGGGCCGACGCCGTCGACGACGGACGGCTGCGCGCGTCGGGGACGCGCGCCGACATCTCGCGACTGTTCCCGCTCCAGGCCGCGAGGCTGCGCTGA
- the cysT gene encoding sulfate ABC transporter permease subunit CysT: MRRAPGARDLTASSRVGLGVAVVWFSVLALLPLAAVVVATSSGGWGRFSATITDPQTAAAISLTITHALIVTLVNMVMGTVIAWVLVRDSFPGRRLLEVLIDIPFALPTIVAGLVLLSLYGPSSPLGVNVANTELSVTLALLFVTLPFVVRTVQPVLAELDQDVEEAAASLGAGRTTILRRVILPSLVPAIASGAALSFARGISEYGSLVLLSGNLPMRTEVASVRILSYLENGDQAAAAAVATLLLAVSLLAIVALDLIQRKVASRG, translated from the coding sequence GTGCGCCGCGCACCGGGCGCCCGCGACCTCACCGCCTCATCACGCGTAGGCCTCGGCGTCGCTGTCGTCTGGTTCTCCGTGCTCGCGCTGCTGCCGCTCGCCGCCGTCGTCGTCGCGACGTCGTCCGGAGGCTGGGGCAGGTTCAGCGCGACGATCACCGACCCGCAGACCGCCGCCGCGATCAGCCTGACGATCACGCACGCGCTGATCGTCACCCTCGTCAACATGGTCATGGGCACCGTCATCGCGTGGGTCCTCGTACGCGACTCGTTCCCCGGCAGGCGCCTCCTCGAGGTGCTCATCGACATCCCGTTCGCGCTGCCGACGATCGTCGCCGGCCTCGTGCTGCTGTCCCTCTACGGGCCGTCGAGCCCGCTCGGCGTCAACGTCGCCAACACCGAGCTGTCCGTGACGCTCGCGCTGCTGTTCGTCACGCTGCCGTTCGTCGTGCGCACCGTCCAGCCCGTCCTCGCCGAGCTCGACCAGGACGTCGAGGAGGCCGCCGCCTCCCTCGGCGCCGGGCGCACGACCATCCTGCGCCGCGTCATCCTCCCCTCCCTCGTCCCCGCGATCGCCTCCGGCGCCGCACTCTCCTTCGCGCGCGGGATCAGCGAGTACGGCTCGCTCGTCCTCCTCTCAGGCAACCTGCCCATGCGCACCGAGGTCGCGTCCGTGCGGATCCTGTCCTACCTCGAGAACGGTGACCAGGCCGCGGCCGCCGCCGTCGCGACGCTCCTGCTCGCCGTCTCGCTCCTCGCGATCGTCGCCCTCGACCTCATCCAGCGGAAGGTGGCGTCCCGTGGCTAG
- a CDS encoding BldC family transcriptional regulator — translation MPVHGNESDVLLTPAEVASLFRVDPKTVTRWAKAGKISAIRTLGGHRRYREAEVLSLLNESATQAALADGS, via the coding sequence ATGCCTGTCCACGGCAATGAGTCCGACGTACTGCTGACTCCGGCCGAGGTGGCGAGCCTCTTCCGTGTTGACCCCAAGACGGTCACCCGCTGGGCCAAGGCGGGCAAGATCTCCGCGATCCGCACCCTGGGTGGTCACCGCCGCTACCGCGAGGCTGAGGTTCTCTCGCTCCTCAACGAGAGCGCGACGCAGGCCGCTCTCGCCGACGGGAGCTGA
- a CDS encoding DUF3618 domain-containing protein, whose product MSAEKEPQLSLPAAEAEVLAARADLARTVDALAGRLDPRVRAAEAAQAAKQAAVDARGLLTGKGAPQHDRERSRNLKILIGAALGATALVTLVIARRR is encoded by the coding sequence ATGAGCGCCGAGAAGGAGCCCCAGCTCTCCCTGCCCGCCGCCGAGGCCGAGGTCCTCGCGGCCCGCGCGGACCTTGCGCGGACGGTCGACGCCCTCGCAGGCCGGCTCGACCCGCGCGTGCGCGCGGCGGAGGCGGCGCAGGCGGCCAAGCAGGCCGCGGTCGACGCGCGCGGGCTGCTCACCGGCAAGGGTGCGCCGCAGCACGACCGGGAGCGCAGCCGGAACCTCAAGATCCTCATCGGTGCGGCGCTCGGGGCGACCGCTCTCGTCACGCTCGTGATCGCCCGGCGGCGTTGA
- a CDS encoding phage holin family protein: MTDPLHGDGARTGASKNDEPSVGELFGRLTEHTTRLVRAEIALAKAELKAKLTKIGIGAGLLVAAGVLSLYALGKLFDAAALGLAEVVAPWLAFLIVGVVLLIIVGILAAVGAKALKAGTPPVPEKAIDNVKTDVEEIKKGLRR, translated from the coding sequence ATGACTGACCCGCTGCACGGCGACGGCGCCCGCACCGGCGCCTCGAAGAACGACGAACCGTCGGTCGGCGAGCTCTTCGGGAGACTGACCGAGCACACGACCCGGCTCGTCCGCGCGGAGATCGCGCTCGCGAAGGCGGAGCTCAAGGCGAAGCTCACCAAGATCGGCATCGGTGCCGGCCTGCTGGTGGCCGCCGGGGTCCTCTCGCTCTACGCGCTCGGCAAGCTGTTCGACGCCGCGGCGCTCGGTCTTGCCGAGGTCGTCGCCCCGTGGCTCGCGTTCCTGATCGTCGGGGTGGTGCTGCTCATCATCGTCGGCATCCTCGCCGCGGTCGGCGCGAAGGCTCTCAAGGCTGGCACGCCGCCCGTCCCCGAGAAGGCGATCGACAACGTGAAGACGGACGTCGAGGAGATCAAGAAGGGACTGCGTCGATGA
- a CDS encoding sulfate/molybdate ABC transporter ATP-binding protein, giving the protein MSIDVRGVGKKFGDFVALDDVSVSIPTGQLTALLGPSGGGKSTLLRIIAGLETADTGTVSIEGRDATSLPAQKRNVGFVFQHYAAFKHLSVRKNVAFGLEIRKTPKDEVRRRVDELLALVHLTQFADRKPAQLSGGQRQRMALARALAVQPSVLLLDEPFGALDAKVRKELRDWLRRLHDEIPVTTVFVTHDQEEALEVADEIVVINEGRVEQVGSPDDLYDTPANPFVMGFLGPVTTLGDRLVRPHDVHVFTEPPSGLATVEGKVVRALRVGYEVRLEVEAAGSRTEVTLTRAEQRALGASGGSTVWLRPAPDARTLALV; this is encoded by the coding sequence ATGAGCATCGACGTCCGCGGCGTCGGCAAGAAGTTCGGCGACTTCGTCGCCCTCGACGACGTCTCCGTCTCCATCCCCACCGGCCAGCTCACCGCGCTGCTCGGCCCCTCCGGCGGCGGCAAGTCCACGCTCCTGCGCATCATCGCCGGGCTCGAGACGGCCGACACCGGCACCGTCTCGATCGAGGGCCGCGACGCCACGAGCCTGCCCGCGCAGAAGCGCAACGTCGGCTTCGTGTTCCAGCACTACGCCGCGTTCAAGCACCTGTCCGTGCGCAAGAACGTCGCGTTCGGGCTCGAGATCCGCAAGACGCCGAAGGACGAGGTGCGACGGCGCGTCGACGAGCTGCTCGCGCTCGTGCACCTCACGCAGTTCGCGGACCGCAAGCCCGCCCAGCTCTCCGGCGGTCAGCGGCAGCGCATGGCGCTCGCCCGGGCGCTCGCCGTCCAGCCGTCCGTGCTGCTGCTCGACGAGCCGTTCGGCGCGCTCGACGCGAAGGTGCGCAAGGAGCTGCGCGACTGGCTGCGCCGCCTGCACGACGAGATCCCCGTGACGACCGTCTTCGTGACGCACGACCAGGAGGAAGCCCTCGAGGTCGCCGACGAGATCGTCGTCATCAACGAGGGTCGCGTCGAGCAGGTCGGGTCGCCCGACGACCTCTACGACACCCCGGCGAACCCGTTCGTCATGGGCTTCCTCGGGCCGGTCACGACGCTCGGCGACCGCCTCGTGCGGCCGCACGACGTGCACGTGTTCACGGAGCCGCCGTCGGGCCTCGCGACCGTCGAGGGGAAGGTCGTGCGGGCGCTGCGCGTCGGGTACGAGGTGCGGCTCGAGGTCGAGGCGGCAGGCAGCCGCACCGAGGTGACGCTCACGCGCGCCGAGCAGCGCGCGCTCGGCGCATCGGGCGGGTCGACGGTCTGGCTGCGCCCGGCGCCGGACGCCCGCACGCTCGCCCTCGTCTGA
- a CDS encoding DUF3073 domain-containing protein: MGRGRQKAKQTKVARELKYYTPPTDIRALEQELSRRSATDVVDHRSAAEDDVDPYVDWNDERD; encoded by the coding sequence ATGGGCCGCGGCCGTCAGAAGGCGAAGCAGACGAAGGTCGCTCGCGAGCTGAAGTACTACACCCCGCCTACGGACATCAGGGCGCTCGAGCAGGAGCTCTCCCGCCGCAGCGCGACTGACGTCGTCGACCACCGCAGTGCGGCGGAGGACGACGTGGACCCGTACGTGGACTGGAACGACGAGCGCGACTGA
- the purM gene encoding phosphoribosylformylglycinamidine cyclo-ligase codes for MTEGITYAAAGVDTEAGDKAVELMKAALGRTHGPQVLGGAGGFAGLYDFSEVLTYRKPLLATSTDGVGTKVAIAQAMDKHDTIGFDLVGMVVDDIVVVGAKPLFMTDYIACGKVVPERIADIVRGVAEACAVAGTALVGGETAEHPGLLGEDEYDVAGAATGVVEADALLGPDRVEAGDVLVAMASSGLHSNGYSLVRAVVKHAGWELDRHVDELGRTLGEELLEPTRVYASDVLAIAGDPATQVHAFTHVTGGGLAANLARVLPAGTVATVDRASWEVPAVFRLVRELGGVPRGDLENTLNLGVGMVAVVGADGVAATIARCKAAGIDAWVLGEVAHLGPDDDRDGLVSGTKGVQAGAVRLVGDYR; via the coding sequence ATGACCGAAGGAATCACGTACGCCGCGGCAGGCGTCGACACCGAGGCGGGCGACAAGGCCGTCGAGCTGATGAAGGCGGCGCTCGGGCGCACGCACGGGCCGCAGGTGCTCGGCGGGGCCGGCGGGTTCGCGGGCCTGTACGACTTCTCCGAGGTCCTCACGTACCGCAAGCCCCTGCTCGCGACGTCGACCGACGGCGTCGGCACCAAGGTCGCGATCGCGCAGGCGATGGACAAGCACGACACGATCGGCTTCGACCTCGTCGGCATGGTCGTCGACGACATCGTCGTGGTCGGTGCGAAGCCGCTGTTCATGACGGACTACATCGCGTGCGGCAAGGTCGTGCCGGAGCGCATCGCGGACATCGTGCGCGGCGTCGCGGAGGCGTGCGCCGTCGCGGGCACGGCGCTCGTCGGCGGGGAGACCGCCGAGCACCCGGGTCTCCTGGGCGAGGACGAGTACGACGTCGCGGGTGCGGCGACGGGCGTCGTCGAGGCGGACGCGCTGCTCGGCCCCGACCGCGTGGAGGCGGGTGACGTGCTCGTCGCGATGGCGTCGTCGGGCCTGCACTCGAACGGGTACTCGCTCGTGCGTGCCGTCGTGAAGCACGCGGGCTGGGAGCTCGACCGGCACGTCGACGAGCTCGGCCGCACCCTCGGCGAGGAGCTGCTCGAGCCGACGCGCGTCTATGCGTCCGACGTCCTCGCGATCGCGGGAGACCCTGCGACCCAGGTGCACGCGTTCACGCACGTCACCGGTGGCGGCCTTGCGGCGAACCTGGCGCGCGTCCTGCCCGCGGGCACGGTCGCGACGGTCGACCGCGCCTCGTGGGAGGTGCCCGCGGTGTTCCGCCTCGTCCGTGAGCTCGGCGGCGTGCCGCGCGGCGACCTGGAGAACACGCTCAACCTCGGGGTCGGCATGGTCGCCGTCGTCGGCGCGGACGGCGTCGCCGCGACGATCGCGCGCTGCAAGGCGGCCGGCATCGACGCGTGGGTGCTGGGTGAGGTTGCTCACCTCGGTCCGGACGACGACCGCGACGGGCTCGTCTCCGGGACGAAGGGCGTCCAGGCGGGAGCCGTGCGTCTCGTCGGGGACTACCGGTAG
- a CDS encoding sulfate ABC transporter substrate-binding protein encodes MTARSTRGILTLALAALTATALSACGPEPLNASTSGDAASTQLSLVGFAVPKAANDAAQAAFAKTDAGAGTTWTTSYGASGDQSRAVESGLDADYVHFSLTGDVTRLVDAGLVDESWDDGEHKGIVSDSVVVLVVREGNPKNIQGWDDLVRDDVSIVSPNPGSSGSARWNILAAYGSVLAKGGTEAEATEYLTKFFENVAALPGSGRDATTAFTSGTGDVLISYENEAILARQNGETFDYVVPAETLLIENPAAVLKDADPKAKAYLDFVLTAEGQKEFAAKGFRPLVDVGPIEVEGANDPKNPFPEPEKLLTIADDFGGWSETNAKFFGDDGLVTKIQQETGKK; translated from the coding sequence ATGACCGCACGCTCGACTCGAGGGATCCTCACCCTTGCCCTGGCCGCACTCACGGCGACGGCGCTGAGCGCCTGTGGCCCGGAGCCTCTCAACGCCTCGACCAGCGGCGACGCCGCGAGCACGCAGCTCAGCCTCGTCGGCTTCGCTGTGCCGAAGGCCGCGAACGACGCCGCCCAGGCCGCGTTCGCGAAGACCGACGCGGGCGCCGGCACCACCTGGACGACGTCGTACGGCGCCTCGGGCGACCAGTCCCGCGCCGTCGAGTCCGGGCTCGACGCCGACTACGTCCACTTCTCGCTCACGGGCGACGTCACGCGCCTCGTCGACGCGGGCCTGGTCGACGAGAGCTGGGACGACGGCGAGCACAAGGGCATCGTGTCCGACTCCGTCGTCGTGCTCGTCGTCCGCGAGGGCAACCCGAAGAACATCCAGGGGTGGGATGACCTCGTCCGCGACGACGTCTCGATCGTCTCGCCCAACCCCGGCTCGTCCGGCTCCGCGCGCTGGAACATCCTCGCCGCGTACGGGTCCGTCCTCGCCAAGGGCGGCACCGAGGCGGAGGCGACCGAGTACCTCACGAAGTTCTTCGAGAACGTCGCCGCACTCCCCGGCTCCGGCCGTGACGCGACGACGGCGTTCACGTCCGGCACCGGCGACGTCCTCATCTCCTACGAGAACGAGGCGATCCTCGCGCGGCAGAACGGCGAGACCTTCGACTACGTCGTCCCCGCCGAGACGCTCCTCATCGAGAACCCGGCCGCCGTCCTCAAGGACGCCGACCCCAAGGCCAAGGCCTACCTCGACTTCGTCCTGACGGCCGAGGGCCAGAAGGAGTTCGCCGCGAAGGGCTTCCGCCCGCTCGTCGACGTCGGCCCGATCGAGGTCGAGGGCGCGAACGACCCGAAGAACCCCTTCCCCGAGCCGGAGAAGCTGCTCACGATCGCCGACGACTTCGGCGGGTGGAGCGAGACCAACGCCAAGTTCTTCGGCGACGACGGCCTCGTCACCAAGATCCAGCAGGAGACGGGCAAGAAGTGA
- a CDS encoding sulfate ABC transporter permease, with protein MARSRTTTWVLRVVVVAYLVLLVGWPVSLVVQHTFADGLTSLRHTLSEPSVVFALQLTASVALQATLLNTVFGVGISLLLVRKEFRGKRLLSALLDLPLSVSPVVVGLALVLAYGGRGTWFGPTLEANGLQIIFATPGIVLATAFVSLPLVIREVVPVLTEIGTDEEQAARSLGAGGLQTFWRITLPAIRWAIVYGVVLTLARSLGEFGAVKIVSGNLEGRTQTATLLVEQKYQDFEQATAYATSFLLAAVSVACIIVVSFLRPETKARR; from the coding sequence GTGGCTAGGAGCAGGACCACCACCTGGGTGCTGCGCGTCGTCGTCGTCGCGTACCTCGTGCTGCTCGTCGGCTGGCCGGTCAGCCTCGTCGTGCAGCACACGTTCGCCGACGGCCTCACGTCCCTGCGGCACACCCTGAGCGAGCCGTCCGTCGTCTTCGCCCTCCAGCTCACCGCGTCCGTCGCCCTGCAGGCGACGCTCCTCAACACCGTGTTCGGCGTCGGCATCTCCCTGCTGCTCGTCCGCAAGGAGTTCCGAGGAAAGCGCCTGCTGTCGGCACTGCTCGACCTGCCGCTGTCCGTCTCCCCGGTCGTCGTCGGGCTCGCGCTCGTCCTCGCCTACGGCGGCCGCGGCACCTGGTTCGGGCCGACGCTCGAGGCCAACGGCCTGCAGATCATCTTCGCGACGCCGGGCATCGTGCTCGCGACCGCGTTCGTGTCGCTGCCCCTCGTCATCCGCGAGGTCGTGCCCGTCCTCACCGAGATCGGCACCGATGAGGAGCAGGCCGCGCGGTCCCTCGGCGCAGGCGGGCTCCAGACCTTCTGGCGCATCACGCTGCCCGCGATCCGCTGGGCGATCGTCTACGGCGTCGTCCTCACGCTCGCGCGGTCCCTCGGCGAGTTCGGCGCCGTCAAGATCGTCTCCGGCAACCTCGAGGGCCGCACGCAGACGGCGACGCTCCTCGTCGAGCAGAAGTACCAGGACTTCGAGCAGGCCACCGCCTACGCCACGAGCTTCCTGCTCGCCGCCGTCTCCGTCGCCTGCATCATCGTGGTCTCGTTCCTGCGGCCCGAGACGAAGGCCCGCCGATGA
- the galE gene encoding UDP-glucose 4-epimerase GalE: protein MTTLVTGGAGYIGAHVVRLLEQRGERVVVVDDLSTGSASRIGDAVLVKLDVASPEAVGVLTATMREHGVDAVIHFAARKQVGESVERPAYYYQQNVGGLTNVITAMEAATVDRLVFSSSAATYGNPSSAVVEEKLHAEPINPYGETKLIGEWLGRAAARAWGLRFVALRYFNVAGAGWDDLGDPAVLNLVPMVLERLGRGEKPLIFGDDYPTPDGTCIRDYIHVRDLAEAHIAAIDYLGKDERPHDTFNVGTGKGASVREVIDQIGVASGLDATPEIRGRRAGDPAQLVASPDRINEVLGWKAQHSFEEIVASAWSAWQAGPRRIDV, encoded by the coding sequence ATGACCACCCTCGTCACCGGCGGAGCCGGGTACATCGGAGCACACGTCGTCCGTCTTCTCGAGCAGCGGGGGGAGCGAGTCGTTGTCGTCGACGACCTCTCGACGGGCTCGGCCTCCCGGATCGGCGACGCCGTCCTGGTGAAGCTCGACGTCGCGTCGCCCGAGGCGGTCGGGGTGCTGACCGCCACGATGCGCGAGCACGGGGTCGACGCGGTCATCCACTTCGCCGCGCGCAAGCAGGTGGGGGAGTCGGTCGAGCGTCCGGCCTACTACTACCAGCAGAACGTCGGCGGCCTCACCAACGTCATCACCGCGATGGAGGCGGCCACGGTCGACCGCCTCGTGTTCTCCTCCTCCGCCGCGACCTACGGCAACCCGTCCTCGGCGGTCGTCGAGGAGAAGCTGCACGCGGAGCCCATCAACCCGTACGGCGAGACCAAGCTCATCGGCGAGTGGCTGGGCCGTGCGGCCGCCCGCGCGTGGGGCCTGCGCTTCGTCGCGCTGCGCTACTTCAACGTCGCCGGTGCCGGCTGGGACGACCTGGGCGACCCGGCGGTGCTCAACCTCGTGCCGATGGTCCTCGAGCGTCTGGGCCGCGGCGAGAAGCCCCTGATCTTCGGGGACGACTACCCGACGCCCGACGGCACCTGCATCCGCGACTACATCCATGTCCGTGACCTCGCCGAGGCGCACATCGCCGCGATCGACTACCTGGGCAAGGACGAGCGTCCGCACGACACGTTCAACGTCGGCACCGGCAAGGGCGCCTCGGTCCGCGAGGTGATCGACCAGATCGGCGTCGCGTCCGGCCTCGACGCGACGCCCGAGATCCGGGGGCGCCGCGCGGGCGACCCGGCGCAGCTCGTCGCCTCCCCGGACCGCATCAACGAGGTGCTCGGCTGGAAGGCCCAGCACTCGTTCGAGGAGATCGTGGCGTCCGCGTGGAGCGCCTGGCAGGCGGGGCCGCGTCGCATCGACGTCTGA